A region from the Wolbachia endosymbiont (group A) of Rhinocyllus conicus genome encodes:
- a CDS encoding SWIM zinc finger domain-containing protein, with protein MRLYYKDITGLIKEPYLSSGRDYFNKGKVQIISVNESQAKSKVVGSSVYRVKLEYDSPFLSGKCSCPAFVYYGPCKHMAATGFALIDLDRKEYRSSMCPGYVDEQTLLERFLLKKTNKELISIIVRLGDQHPEIFEELEDEEYEQFTQSKFSKSENYV; from the coding sequence ATGAGACTGTATTATAAAGATATCACAGGTCTTATTAAAGAACCCTACCTCTCTAGCGGAAGAGATTATTTTAACAAAGGAAAGGTACAGATTATATCTGTTAATGAATCTCAAGCTAAATCAAAGGTAGTTGGATCAAGTGTATATCGGGTAAAACTAGAATACGATAGTCCATTCCTTAGTGGAAAGTGTTCCTGTCCTGCATTTGTGTATTATGGTCCGTGCAAGCATATGGCTGCAACGGGTTTTGCTTTGATTGATCTTGACAGAAAGGAGTATCGATCATCTATGTGCCCGGGATATGTTGATGAACAAACTCTCCTTGAAAGGTTTTTACTTAAAAAAACAAACAAAGAGCTCATTTCAATAATTGTTCGTCTAGGTGACCAACATCCAGAAATTTTTGAAGAACTAGAGGATGAAGAATATGAGCAATTCACTCAAAGTAAGTTTTCAAAATCCGAGAATTATGTATAA
- the grxC gene encoding glutaredoxin 3, with product MKNTKGKVIIYVKHHCPFCKKAKELLDKKGVKYEEIDVLKNSDLFNDIKSKYNVRTVPQIFINDKHIGGCDKLMDLEKEGKLDDMLNNNDNHTDVTTYTNSNDECGECVIPHDDFM from the coding sequence GTGAAAAATACTAAAGGAAAAGTTATAATATATGTAAAGCATCACTGCCCATTCTGCAAAAAAGCAAAAGAGTTACTGGATAAAAAAGGTGTGAAATATGAAGAAATCGATGTGCTCAAAAACTCAGATCTATTTAACGACATAAAATCAAAGTATAACGTTAGAACAGTTCCACAGATCTTTATTAACGATAAGCACATTGGGGGGTGTGACAAATTGATGGATCTTGAAAAAGAAGGAAAGTTGGATGATATGCTAAATAATAATGACAATCACACTGATGTCACAACCTACACAAACAGCAATGATGAATGTGGAGAGTGTGTTATACCACATGATGATTTTATGTAA
- a CDS encoding UDP-N-acetylmuramoyl-tripeptide--D-alanyl-D-alanine ligase encodes MFKWNTNNIIDATGGRGVNGCNWTHSSNISTDTRSIKKGDLFIALKGKNFDGHNFLHEAFLKGAAAAIVSEGKYKNFPLIIVQDTLKALHDMASYYIRNILVDAKIIAITGSVGKTTTKDMLHTVLSQYGVSHANKGNLNNNIGLPLTILKAPKNCQYLILEMGMNKAGEIKELSKISNPNIAVITNIEPAHTENFSSLFDVAQAKLEILYGMKSNGTLVLNRDNKYYDYLSSRANRNVISLGKDKNAEVCLLNLIRNDESSVISALSSVIPVPRHWDPGSSIANEHIRRLYNKDWIPASRAGMTSNRVANRLSLKIRLSDNQIINCNLRVQGEHFAYSLLVVAAVVQSLGLDLSKLPLALKNFSVTKGRGNIHKVKYNKKYIHLIDDSYNASPASMKTAIKTLSTYSNQRKVALLGDMLELGDKSIEFHTDLVKIVTENNIDKIYTVGKFMLELHELLPDNIRGAHFNDSNQLKSDLANIIQNNDAILVKGSRRMKMDLIVREFIIEY; translated from the coding sequence ATGTTTAAGTGGAATACAAATAATATCATTGATGCAACTGGCGGAAGAGGCGTAAATGGTTGTAATTGGACACATAGCTCAAATATTTCAACGGACACAAGAAGCATAAAAAAAGGTGATTTATTTATTGCACTCAAGGGAAAGAATTTTGATGGCCATAATTTTTTGCATGAAGCGTTTTTAAAAGGGGCTGCCGCTGCAATAGTAAGTGAGGGTAAATATAAAAATTTCCCTCTCATTATTGTACAAGATACCCTGAAAGCTTTGCACGATATGGCATCATACTATATTAGAAATATTCTTGTTGATGCTAAAATTATTGCAATTACAGGCAGTGTCGGGAAAACCACTACAAAGGATATGCTGCACACTGTTTTATCGCAATATGGAGTGTCCCATGCAAACAAAGGTAACTTAAATAATAATATAGGATTGCCTTTGACAATTCTAAAAGCTCCAAAAAACTGCCAGTACTTAATCCTTGAAATGGGAATGAATAAAGCTGGTGAAATAAAAGAATTATCAAAGATTAGTAATCCAAATATTGCAGTTATTACCAACATCGAACCTGCACATACTGAAAATTTTTCATCACTATTTGACGTTGCACAAGCGAAGTTAGAAATTCTATATGGTATGAAAAGTAATGGTACTTTGGTCTTGAACAGAGATAATAAATATTATGATTATCTCTCATCACGCGCCAATAGAAATGTAATAAGCCTCGGTAAAGATAAAAATGCTGAAGTTTGTTTACTAAACTTAATAAGAAACGATGAATCTTCTGTCATTTCAGCACTATCTTCTGTCATCCCAGTGCCCAGACACTGGGATCCAGGAAGTTCAATTGCAAATGAGCATATCAGACGGTTGTATAATAAAGACTGGATTCCAGCGTCACGCGCTGGAATGACATCAAACCGAGTTGCTAATAGATTAAGTTTAAAAATCAGGCTGAGTGATAATCAAATTATAAACTGTAATTTACGTGTACAAGGTGAGCATTTTGCTTATTCGCTACTTGTTGTTGCAGCAGTTGTGCAGAGCCTCGGACTTGATTTATCAAAATTACCACTTGCACTTAAGAATTTTAGTGTAACGAAAGGTAGAGGCAATATTCATAAGGTCAAATACAATAAAAAATATATACATTTAATTGATGACTCCTATAACGCCAGCCCTGCTTCGATGAAAACTGCAATAAAAACTTTGAGTACATATTCTAATCAGAGAAAAGTAGCTTTGCTTGGTGATATGTTGGAACTTGGTGATAAAAGCATAGAATTTCATACAGATTTGGTTAAGATTGTCACAGAAAATAATATAGATAAAATTTATACAGTTGGTAAATTTATGTTAGAATTGCATGAGCTTTTGCCAGATAATATAAGAGGCGCGCATTTTAATGATTCTAATCAATTGAAAAGTGATTTAGCTAACATTATTCAGAATAATGACGCAATTCTAGTTAAAGGCTCACGAAGAATGAAAATGGATCTTATTGTACGGGAATTCATAATAGAATATTAA
- the tyrS gene encoding tyrosine--tRNA ligase, whose translation MKHKSEFLNFIQERGYLYQCTNIEELDQLLSENNHIVAYIGFDCTAPSLHAGHLIQIMMLRHLQKFGYKPIVLLGGGTTKIGDPSFKDKARSILPVENINQNTSSIRRILEKMVSFNDSKTGAMIVNNADWLDNIKYIDFLRDIGAYFSVNRMLSFDSVKTRLDREQTLSFLEFNYMLLQAYDFVELNKKHGCRLQIGGSDQWGNIVNGIELGKKLNLPELFGLTAPLLLNAQGVKMGKTESGAVWLDDNMLKPYDYWQYFRNVDDQDVGRFLRLLTDVSIDEIKKLESLKDQEINEAKKVLATEVTKICHGDKEAELALSAAVSAFENEDSSLLPDYIIKKAQVASGISLVNLLRDTGFEPSKGAAKRLIQGNGCKVNDNIINDVNYIINFESFKGQPFIKLSAGKKRHIKVVVD comes from the coding sequence ATGAAACACAAGTCCGAGTTTTTAAATTTTATCCAAGAAAGAGGGTACCTATACCAATGTACAAATATTGAAGAGTTAGATCAGCTATTATCCGAAAATAATCATATAGTCGCATACATTGGGTTTGATTGCACAGCACCAAGTCTTCATGCTGGTCACCTAATTCAGATTATGATGCTCCGTCACCTGCAGAAATTTGGTTATAAGCCGATAGTCTTACTTGGAGGTGGCACAACAAAAATTGGTGACCCATCCTTCAAAGATAAAGCAAGAAGCATCTTGCCCGTAGAGAACATCAATCAAAATACATCCAGCATAAGGAGAATATTAGAGAAAATGGTGTCTTTTAATGACAGCAAGACTGGTGCAATGATAGTAAATAACGCAGATTGGTTGGATAACATAAAATACATAGATTTTTTGCGTGATATAGGAGCTTATTTTTCTGTAAATCGTATGCTAAGTTTTGATAGTGTGAAAACTAGGCTGGATAGAGAGCAAACCTTAAGCTTTCTGGAATTTAATTACATGCTATTGCAGGCTTATGATTTTGTTGAGTTGAATAAAAAGCATGGCTGTCGTCTGCAGATTGGAGGGTCAGACCAGTGGGGAAATATAGTAAACGGAATTGAGCTTGGAAAAAAGTTGAATTTACCTGAGCTGTTTGGCCTTACTGCCCCTCTTTTATTGAATGCTCAAGGGGTAAAAATGGGCAAAACTGAAAGTGGAGCAGTGTGGCTTGATGATAATATGCTAAAGCCTTACGACTACTGGCAATATTTTCGCAACGTTGATGATCAAGATGTTGGACGTTTTTTGAGATTGCTCACTGATGTGTCAATTGATGAGATCAAAAAGTTAGAATCCTTAAAAGATCAGGAAATAAATGAAGCAAAAAAAGTTTTAGCAACAGAGGTGACAAAAATATGTCATGGTGACAAAGAAGCGGAACTTGCACTATCTGCTGCAGTCTCTGCTTTTGAGAATGAAGATAGCTCACTACTTCCTGATTACATCATAAAAAAAGCACAAGTTGCAAGCGGCATATCCTTAGTAAACCTACTGCGTGACACCGGTTTTGAACCTTCAAAAGGCGCAGCAAAGCGTTTAATACAGGGCAACGGGTGCAAAGTTAATGATAATATTATAAATGACGTTAACTATATAATAAATTTCGAGAGCTTTAAAGGTCAGCCATTTATAAAATTATCTGCAGGAAAGAAGCGCCATATTAAAGTTGTGGTAGATTAG
- a CDS encoding RNA pyrophosphohydrolase produces the protein MLFNRQGHAFIGKRFDSDSYWQMPQGGVDDGEELEQAALRELLEEVGTNKVKVITKSKDWIYYNLPEEVIPKCWNGKYSGQKQRWFLMKFYGEDKDIDINYTDHPEFKEWRWQSIDDLVANAISFKKEVYKTVIEEFSSIIKTSIIE, from the coding sequence ATGCTATTTAACAGACAAGGACATGCCTTTATTGGAAAACGCTTTGATAGCGACTCTTACTGGCAGATGCCACAAGGAGGTGTTGATGATGGTGAGGAACTGGAACAAGCAGCGTTACGTGAGTTGCTAGAGGAAGTTGGTACTAATAAAGTAAAGGTTATAACTAAAAGCAAGGATTGGATATACTACAACTTGCCTGAAGAAGTTATACCAAAGTGCTGGAATGGGAAATATTCTGGTCAAAAGCAAAGGTGGTTCTTAATGAAATTTTATGGAGAGGATAAGGATATTGATATTAATTATACTGATCATCCAGAGTTCAAAGAGTGGCGTTGGCAAAGTATAGATGATTTAGTAGCCAATGCTATATCATTTAAAAAAGAAGTTTATAAGACAGTGATAGAAGAGTTTTCTTCTATAATAAAAACCTCTATTATTGAGTAA
- a CDS encoding HIT domain-containing protein, with the protein MSNEVYDSNNIFAQILRGELPCEKVHENENVLAFRDKYPDAPVHILVIPKNQYISYDDFILKASEEEIVSFFKIVREIAHKYNLEKTGYRLVTNYGENGEQVVPHFHVHILGGKKLGKHVNS; encoded by the coding sequence ATGAGCAATGAAGTTTATGATAGCAATAACATCTTTGCTCAAATATTAAGAGGTGAGTTACCTTGTGAGAAGGTACATGAAAATGAAAATGTACTAGCTTTTCGTGATAAGTACCCTGACGCACCAGTTCACATTTTAGTTATACCAAAAAATCAATATATTTCATACGATGATTTTATTCTAAAAGCTTCTGAAGAGGAGATAGTAAGCTTTTTCAAAATTGTCAGAGAAATAGCACATAAATATAATTTAGAAAAAACAGGATATAGATTAGTCACTAACTACGGTGAAAATGGAGAGCAGGTTGTACCACACTTTCACGTGCATATTTTAGGTGGTAAAAAGTTAGGAAAGCATGTAAACTCATAG
- a CDS encoding TatD family hydrolase: MIVDSHCHLIYFSDDEIPKVISRAEQNGVKILHNICVSIDDIPKLLKISSSYDQVYFSVGIHPLDAAIENGECIHADELVEFTKNQKVISIGETGLDFYKSDNKDNQKKSFASHIEAARITGLPLVIHTRSADSEMIDMLKSEMKTCAFSGVMHCFASSKELAYQSIDLGLYISFSGIITFKNASLLRGIAQGVPRERVLVETDAPYLSPEPCRGKKNEPAMVKYVVDCLAELWNESPDKVAEITTSNFFRLFTKLELQGNSIKPLICL; encoded by the coding sequence ATGATAGTAGATTCTCATTGCCACTTGATTTATTTTTCCGATGATGAAATACCAAAAGTAATTTCAAGGGCAGAGCAAAATGGTGTAAAAATTTTGCATAACATATGCGTAAGCATTGATGATATCCCTAAATTATTAAAAATTTCTTCATCCTACGATCAAGTCTACTTCTCTGTTGGTATACATCCACTTGATGCTGCTATAGAAAACGGTGAGTGTATACATGCTGATGAATTAGTTGAATTTACTAAGAATCAAAAGGTAATTAGTATCGGTGAAACCGGGTTAGATTTTTATAAATCTGACAACAAAGACAATCAGAAAAAAAGTTTTGCATCACACATAGAAGCAGCAAGAATAACAGGGTTACCTTTAGTTATTCACACTAGGAGTGCTGATAGTGAGATGATCGATATGTTAAAGTCAGAAATGAAAACCTGTGCTTTTAGTGGAGTAATGCACTGCTTTGCTTCCTCTAAAGAGCTTGCTTATCAATCTATAGATTTAGGGTTATATATTTCATTTTCTGGAATCATTACTTTTAAAAATGCGAGCTTACTCAGAGGAATTGCACAAGGTGTACCACGCGAACGTGTTTTGGTTGAAACTGATGCACCGTATCTATCACCTGAGCCTTGCAGAGGAAAAAAGAACGAACCAGCAATGGTAAAATATGTTGTGGATTGTTTGGCAGAGTTATGGAATGAGTCACCCGACAAAGTAGCAGAAATAACCACAAGCAACTTTTTTAGGCTGTTTACGAAACTTGAGCTACAAGGAAATTCTATAAAACCATTGATTTGCTTATGA
- a CDS encoding NADH-quinone oxidoreductase subunit A, producing MSEYLTIVIFICVSIVVSFALGILPMFLAVSKPDGEKLSTYECGFNPLSSARKNFDIKFYLVSILFIIFDLEIAFLFPWAVSLSKISYGGFWSMMVFLAILTIGFIYEWCKGALEWE from the coding sequence ATGAGCGAATATCTAACCATAGTAATCTTTATCTGCGTATCAATTGTAGTATCTTTTGCTTTAGGTATATTGCCTATGTTTCTTGCAGTGAGTAAGCCAGATGGTGAAAAACTTTCCACATATGAGTGTGGCTTCAATCCACTATCCAGTGCAAGAAAAAATTTTGACATTAAATTTTACCTAGTTTCAATATTATTTATAATATTTGACTTAGAAATCGCTTTTCTTTTTCCTTGGGCTGTTTCTTTATCTAAGATAAGCTATGGTGGATTTTGGTCTATGATGGTATTTCTTGCAATACTCACTATAGGTTTTATCTATGAATGGTGTAAAGGTGCATTAGAGTGGGAGTAG
- a CDS encoding complex I NDUFA9 subunit family protein: MTKRVIIFGGTGFIGKHIVRRLAAEGYLIKIFTRNQEKAACLKLCGNLGQISIFKGDFFDEKSVLEGMEECDVAINLVGILYEAKKHDFYAVHVKIAERIAKAAKMKNVPMMIHFSAMGIENSKLSKYAKSKLEGEKAVTSAFQEAIIIRPSLVFGKEDNFFNKFARLATVLPFLPLIGNGTTKFQPICVTDLAEVVYRIISFNKQDKKIYNMGGPKVYSFKSLLKFILNVTNRKCLLINVSFPMAKLIAFFLENKIISMLLKPITGDTNPVLTQDQVKVMMNSSIEKSADLETMKVRPLAIENVVPEYLKIYRKY; the protein is encoded by the coding sequence GTGACAAAACGTGTAATTATTTTTGGTGGAACGGGGTTTATAGGGAAACACATCGTAAGACGCTTGGCAGCAGAAGGATATTTAATAAAGATATTCACTCGTAATCAGGAAAAAGCTGCTTGTTTAAAATTGTGTGGCAATTTGGGACAAATATCAATATTTAAAGGCGATTTTTTTGATGAAAAATCAGTTCTAGAGGGTATGGAAGAATGTGATGTAGCCATAAACTTAGTGGGAATATTATATGAAGCAAAAAAGCACGATTTTTACGCTGTTCACGTTAAAATAGCTGAAAGGATAGCAAAAGCTGCAAAAATGAAAAATGTACCTATGATGATACATTTTTCCGCTATGGGAATAGAAAATAGCAAGTTGTCAAAATATGCCAAAAGTAAATTGGAAGGTGAAAAAGCTGTAACTTCAGCATTTCAAGAAGCAATAATAATTAGGCCAAGCCTTGTATTTGGTAAAGAAGATAACTTCTTTAATAAATTTGCAAGATTAGCAACTGTTCTTCCTTTTTTGCCGCTAATTGGCAATGGAACGACTAAATTTCAGCCAATATGTGTAACAGACTTAGCTGAAGTGGTATATCGTATTATCAGTTTTAATAAGCAAGACAAGAAAATTTATAACATGGGTGGACCAAAGGTTTACTCTTTCAAAAGCTTATTGAAGTTTATTCTGAATGTTACTAACAGAAAGTGTTTGTTGATCAATGTATCTTTTCCAATGGCAAAGTTAATAGCTTTCTTTTTAGAAAATAAAATTATTTCTATGCTGCTAAAACCAATAACCGGAGATACGAACCCTGTGCTTACTCAAGATCAGGTGAAAGTTATGATGAATAGCTCAATCGAAAAGTCAGCTGACCTTGAAACAATGAAGGTTCGACCATTAGCAATTGAAAATGTGGTGCCAGAATACTTGAAGATTTATAGAAAGTATTGA
- a CDS encoding AAA family ATPase — translation MYNDILLYIIENSFLLVFIMDKTLIYLIGFPGSGKFTTAKELCKIIDAVIVSNNLFNNIIFDIVKLQDAEVPDELWEKIFAVRENVLAILEKHYIKSKHYIFTNELIEGDPYDQRIYNSVVNLSKKMDMEILPVVLHCNDEELARRIHSNERCRKNKIIDSDFVMKRIEGKRLFIPEGTLEIDNSNLSAKEVAKKIVEEMKEEKNGKLIKTSVTNHLKTERTRG, via the coding sequence ATGTACAATGATATACTTTTATATATAATTGAAAATAGCTTTCTACTAGTATTCATTATGGACAAGACTCTCATCTACTTAATCGGCTTTCCAGGCAGTGGTAAGTTTACTACTGCAAAGGAACTGTGTAAAATCATTGATGCAGTAATAGTAAGCAATAATCTATTCAATAATATTATATTTGATATTGTTAAATTGCAGGATGCTGAAGTTCCAGATGAACTATGGGAAAAAATTTTTGCAGTTAGGGAAAATGTATTAGCAATACTAGAAAAACACTACATAAAATCAAAACATTATATATTTACAAATGAATTGATAGAGGGTGACCCCTATGATCAGAGAATATACAACTCTGTGGTAAATTTAAGTAAAAAAATGGATATGGAAATTCTTCCTGTAGTGTTACATTGTAATGACGAAGAACTAGCAAGGCGTATTCACTCAAATGAGAGATGCCGGAAAAATAAAATTATTGATTCGGATTTTGTTATGAAAAGAATTGAAGGGAAAAGGCTATTTATACCGGAAGGTACACTTGAAATTGATAACTCAAACTTAAGTGCAAAGGAAGTTGCAAAGAAAATTGTTGAAGAGATGAAGGAAGAAAAAAATGGAAAATTAATTAAAACTTCTGTAACAAATCATTTAAAAACAGAGCGTACTCGTGGTTGA
- a CDS encoding NADH-quinone oxidoreductase subunit C produces MDKTARHIQKKTKCECIQKDDGIIVIYSTLDEIEKHLSFLRDDEKCRFELLVDIFGVDYPDREKRFELVYNLLSIVHNIRVHIKLQLCEGDMPPSIAKVFSTASWFEREVFDMYGIEFSDHPDLRRILTDYGFKGHPMLKDFPLTGYEEVRYDIEAKKVVYNPIDLSQDFRMLDSLSPWEGKTIKVNTKE; encoded by the coding sequence ATGGATAAAACTGCAAGGCATATACAAAAAAAGACCAAGTGTGAGTGCATTCAAAAAGATGATGGCATTATTGTAATATATTCAACTTTAGATGAAATTGAAAAGCACCTATCCTTTCTACGTGATGATGAAAAGTGTAGGTTTGAACTATTAGTTGATATTTTTGGGGTTGACTATCCAGATCGAGAAAAGCGCTTTGAGTTAGTGTACAATTTACTCAGCATTGTGCATAATATTAGAGTACACATAAAACTTCAATTATGTGAGGGCGATATGCCTCCAAGCATAGCAAAGGTATTTAGCACAGCTTCGTGGTTTGAGCGTGAAGTGTTTGATATGTATGGAATAGAATTCTCTGATCACCCTGATTTGCGTAGGATTCTAACAGACTATGGATTCAAAGGTCATCCAATGTTAAAAGATTTCCCTCTCACTGGTTATGAGGAAGTAAGATACGATATAGAGGCAAAAAAGGTTGTATATAATCCTATAGATTTATCGCAAGATTTTCGTATGCTTGATAGCCTATCGCCTTGGGAAGGTAAAACCATAAAAGTAAATACAAAGGAGTAG
- a CDS encoding NuoB/complex I 20 kDa subunit family protein, whose amino-acid sequence MTNQILSNDDWGRYKKEGFLVTKFGDLIDYVMNWARSGSLWPMTFGLACCAVEMMHTASSRYDLDRYGIMFRASPRQSDVMIVAGTLTNKMAAALRKVYDQMADPKYVISMGSCANGGGYYHYSYSVVRGCDRIVPVDVYVPGCPPTAEALLYGMLCLQNKIKRTQNIKHG is encoded by the coding sequence ATGACAAATCAAATTCTATCTAATGATGACTGGGGTCGTTATAAAAAAGAAGGGTTTCTTGTTACTAAATTTGGTGATTTAATAGATTATGTAATGAATTGGGCAAGGTCTGGTTCATTGTGGCCAATGACATTTGGTCTTGCATGTTGCGCAGTTGAAATGATGCATACTGCATCCAGCCGTTATGATCTTGATAGATATGGCATAATGTTTCGTGCAAGCCCACGTCAATCAGATGTGATGATTGTTGCTGGCACACTAACTAATAAAATGGCAGCAGCATTGCGCAAGGTTTATGATCAAATGGCAGACCCGAAGTATGTTATTTCTATGGGAAGTTGTGCAAATGGTGGTGGTTATTACCATTATTCTTATTCAGTAGTCCGAGGCTGTGATAGAATTGTGCCAGTTGACGTGTATGTCCCTGGATGCCCACCAACCGCTGAGGCGTTGCTATATGGAATGCTATGCCTACAAAACAAAATAAAACGAACTCAGAATATAAAGCATGGATAA
- the mdh gene encoding malate dehydrogenase, with amino-acid sequence MTVQRKKISLIGAGNIGGTLAHMIALRELGNVVLLDISDGIPQGKALDIAESSPIDGFNSGLTGTNQYKDIENSDAIIITAGIARKPGMSRDDLLQTNAKVMKEVGENIKKYSPNAFVIVVTNPLDAMVSVVHKFSNLPANMVVGMAGVLDSSRFRYFLASELNISVEDISAFVLGGHGDTMVPLINCTSIAGIPLTQVIDMGLITQKKVDEIVERTRNGGKEIVDLLKSGSAYYAPASSAICMLESYLKDKRRILPCAAYLNGEYGVKDLFIGVPVIIGKNGVEKVLEVKMDNSEREMFDKSVNAVKELFRLISKSMVL; translated from the coding sequence ATGACAGTACAAAGAAAAAAAATATCTTTAATCGGTGCAGGAAATATCGGTGGAACTCTTGCCCATATGATTGCACTAAGGGAACTCGGCAATGTTGTTTTACTTGATATTAGTGATGGAATACCGCAAGGTAAAGCACTCGACATAGCAGAATCATCCCCTATTGATGGATTTAATTCTGGTTTAACTGGAACTAATCAATACAAAGATATAGAAAATTCTGATGCAATCATCATAACAGCAGGCATTGCTAGAAAACCTGGAATGAGCAGGGATGACCTCCTGCAAACCAATGCTAAAGTAATGAAGGAGGTTGGTGAAAATATTAAGAAGTATTCTCCAAATGCGTTTGTAATAGTGGTTACCAACCCTTTGGATGCCATGGTTTCAGTGGTGCATAAATTTTCAAACCTTCCAGCTAATATGGTTGTTGGAATGGCAGGAGTGCTTGATTCTTCCCGTTTCCGTTATTTTCTTGCAAGTGAATTAAATATTTCAGTTGAAGATATATCTGCTTTTGTGCTTGGAGGACATGGTGACACTATGGTACCACTCATTAATTGCACTTCTATCGCTGGCATTCCACTTACCCAAGTTATCGATATGGGTCTCATTACGCAGAAAAAAGTTGATGAAATAGTTGAACGCACTCGCAATGGCGGTAAAGAAATAGTTGATCTGCTTAAGTCTGGATCTGCATACTACGCTCCTGCATCTTCAGCTATATGCATGTTAGAGTCATATTTAAAAGATAAAAGGCGTATATTACCATGTGCTGCTTACCTTAATGGTGAATATGGTGTAAAAGATTTGTTTATTGGTGTTCCTGTAATTATTGGAAAAAATGGAGTTGAAAAGGTCCTAGAAGTTAAGATGGATAATAGTGAACGAGAAATGTTCGATAAATCTGTGAATGCAGTGAAAGAACTATTTAGGCTCATAAGCAAATCAATGGTTTTATAG
- the rsfS gene encoding ribosome silencing factor: MTNVSSDTESIKSMIVSIIDQNKGHDIVTLDVQNRTIIAKYMIIASGDSSRHVKALAEHVIKSLERHDKIDVEGMDEGNWVILNFQGIMVHIFRSEVREYYKIEELWN, translated from the coding sequence ATGACTAATGTATCCAGTGATACAGAATCAATAAAAAGCATGATTGTAAGTATAATAGATCAAAATAAAGGTCACGATATAGTTACTCTCGATGTGCAGAATAGGACCATTATTGCAAAATATATGATTATTGCATCTGGTGATTCAAGTCGCCATGTGAAAGCGTTAGCTGAACACGTAATAAAAAGTCTCGAGCGACATGATAAAATAGATGTAGAAGGTATGGATGAAGGCAATTGGGTGATTTTGAATTTTCAAGGCATAATGGTTCACATATTCAGGTCAGAAGTAAGGGAGTATTATAAAATAGAAGAGTTATGGAACTGA